In Chryseobacterium lactis, a single genomic region encodes these proteins:
- a CDS encoding SRPBCC family protein has protein sequence MKTMNENNTQNYTHTIEVRATTDKVYQALTREIPLWWTEMFEGSSLHIGDQFTIRFGAKIHKTMQVKELISGSKIVWDVIDSLIALPELKNQTEWIGTTVVWEIKQTSRNTQIKVTHIGLNPDIECYNICSNGWVQFLDSLKLLLESGKGAPYKE, from the coding sequence ATGAAAACCATGAACGAAAATAATACACAAAATTATACCCATACCATTGAAGTTAGAGCTACAACAGATAAAGTTTACCAGGCTTTAACTCGTGAAATTCCTCTTTGGTGGACGGAAATGTTTGAAGGATCATCTTTGCATATCGGTGATCAGTTCACAATCAGATTCGGCGCTAAAATTCACAAAACGATGCAGGTAAAGGAACTGATATCCGGTTCAAAAATAGTGTGGGATGTTATAGATTCTTTGATAGCTCTTCCTGAATTAAAAAATCAGACAGAATGGATTGGAACAACCGTCGTTTGGGAGATTAAGCAAACCAGCAGAAATACACAAATAAAGGTTACCCATATCGGTTTAAACCCCGATATTGAATGTTATAATATCTGTTCCAATGGCTGGGTGCAATTCCTGGATAGCCTGAAACTCCTCCTGGAAAGTGGAAAAGGTGCCCCATACAAGGAATAA
- a CDS encoding MFS transporter — translation MKKTNQLWLLTLLVMLPQFVETIYSPVLPMVQEKFGVKEESATLTISLYFIAFAIGVAFWGIQCDRIGRKKSLEYGLITYGIGTLAAIIAPDFIILLGARIISAFGISVGSIVTQTILRDTYDKDNISKVFSWIGIGLSISPIIGMLTGSLLAVSSGHQGVFITLCLLAVLFYILSVKRISETHHSKNEVSFQTLLSLLKRMLKDQEIIRCCLLIMSFNVLLFSYYSLAPFIFKERQYSSYVFGYSSIILAAGTFAGARLNRFLLLKNIQSQTLVTISTLGTFIASAFVWLLIDKDIYFLIPYFFIVMAFSIAIPNILSTALISYKTETGSAGAVLGLIYYVLIGLGLIGIGLIQNLGISCLIFSGIGVGAVWIFKSKRD, via the coding sequence ATGAAAAAGACAAATCAACTGTGGCTTTTGACTTTACTGGTTATGCTTCCACAGTTTGTAGAAACCATTTACAGTCCGGTTTTACCGATGGTACAGGAAAAATTCGGAGTGAAAGAAGAATCTGCAACTTTGACGATCAGCTTGTACTTTATTGCTTTTGCGATAGGTGTAGCATTCTGGGGAATACAATGTGACAGAATCGGAAGAAAAAAATCATTGGAATATGGACTGATTACCTATGGAATCGGAACTTTGGCTGCTATTATAGCTCCTGATTTTATCATTTTACTGGGTGCCAGAATCATTTCAGCTTTTGGGATTTCTGTCGGTTCCATTGTCACCCAAACGATCTTAAGAGATACCTATGACAAAGATAATATCAGCAAAGTATTTTCCTGGATTGGCATCGGTCTTTCCATAAGCCCGATTATAGGAATGCTTACGGGATCATTACTGGCTGTATCCTCCGGACATCAGGGAGTTTTTATTACCTTATGCTTGCTGGCTGTGCTATTTTATATTCTTTCTGTAAAAAGAATTTCAGAAACCCATCATTCAAAGAATGAAGTTAGTTTTCAAACCTTATTGAGTCTGTTGAAAAGAATGCTTAAAGACCAGGAAATCATCCGATGCTGTTTATTGATCATGAGTTTCAATGTTCTGTTATTTTCTTATTACTCATTGGCTCCGTTTATTTTTAAAGAACGGCAATATTCATCTTATGTTTTCGGATACAGCAGTATTATATTGGCCGCCGGTACATTTGCAGGTGCAAGGCTTAACAGGTTTTTATTATTAAAGAACATACAATCACAAACTTTAGTTACCATAAGTACTTTGGGAACATTTATAGCCTCTGCATTTGTCTGGCTCCTGATTGATAAAGACATTTACTTTTTAATTCCTTATTTCTTTATTGTGATGGCCTTCAGCATTGCCATTCCTAATATTTTAAGTACGGCACTGATCAGTTATAAAACCGAAACCGGAAGTGCAGGAGCTGTTTTAGGACTTATCTACTATGTTTTGATAGGATTGGGATTGATCGGTATAGGACTTATCCAAAATCTGGGAATCTCCTGTCTGATTTTTTCCGGAATTGGAGTAGGTGCTGTATGGATATTCAAATCAAAAAGAGATTAA
- a CDS encoding fibronectin type III domain-containing protein has protein sequence MKHYFFFFCFAVQMAFGQVLFPYLQNPTPNSMIVNWKTASNNETTVIYGDSPTNLNVTVTGTTNIFSDTGYNNNYYYHTAKVTNLQPNTKYYYKIKTGTSESAVYNFRTLPLPGQAVTANGKIRFLIMGDNQIKAEPRYDTLTLNAYKKLKEKFGANTDPSDNIALTFMVGDQVDVGTLDHYENVHFKKNIKLSPYLPIQTTVGNHETYGTLGMNSYYAHFYIDEIKYKNISSGNENYYAQQAGNVLFISLSSEHTGPAQKLWLQQILDEANNDPTVGWIISLSHRPYQAEQYVGDISTWVRETAVPMLMNSDKYLMHVGAHHHLYHRGQLKDTPNYQIISGGTAWDQYWGMSNEKDFDDVQKTLTDWTYQIVEVDIPTGKVDIECYSIGGKYTKKNNVLIDSFHRYKNQPKPAKPSITNTFSGTTTLPLTLNGSTFSSSNGELLNTTQFLISKAADFSVIEKEFYRDFENWFGQDGNGNPDVAKNLNAGVDITKASLPNNSITNGIYYVKVRYRDRNLEWSDWSDVKQFEITGSIVSNPTFALDKTEYLQNEQITATYTGGPGNQQDWVGIYKKGQTPSASVTSQGYVYTNGQTAGTAAFANGLANKGQYFAGFFANNGYTEIAPRKSFYVGPNVKLIATADTYPVGGTVTINFTDGPNLQKDWIGIYKMGQTPGPTPSIKWSYVNAASGTLNFTGLPKGYYYAQYLLEDGYNGIGNKVFFKVGDIVTELWTNKPIYTLGENITASWTDSPGIIKDWLGIYPQNVPVPDDNFVSYTYFDGVTQGTKTIQGTAIPTTPGNYYMVMFTNDSYTEVSNRVQFQVTSTLGTDETSKSTEKNVILYPNPTKPGEPTFIKSDYPIEKIELVSATGDLLYESKNINNQRFSLVNENLPKGVYFVKVHARKLFTLKLIIQ, from the coding sequence ATGAAACATTATTTCTTCTTTTTTTGTTTCGCGGTCCAGATGGCTTTCGGACAGGTTTTGTTCCCTTATCTGCAAAACCCGACCCCGAACTCTATGATCGTGAACTGGAAGACCGCTTCCAATAATGAAACCACTGTGATCTACGGAGATTCTCCCACGAATCTGAATGTTACAGTAACCGGAACCACCAATATCTTTTCGGATACCGGATACAATAATAACTATTATTACCATACGGCGAAGGTGACCAATCTACAGCCTAATACCAAGTATTATTATAAGATTAAAACCGGAACCAGTGAATCTGCAGTGTACAATTTCAGAACACTTCCTTTGCCGGGACAGGCTGTAACTGCCAACGGGAAGATTCGTTTCCTGATTATGGGAGACAATCAGATCAAAGCAGAGCCGAGGTATGATACGCTGACTTTAAATGCTTATAAAAAGTTAAAGGAAAAGTTCGGTGCCAATACAGATCCTTCCGATAATATTGCACTTACTTTTATGGTGGGTGATCAGGTAGACGTCGGTACACTGGATCATTATGAAAATGTTCATTTTAAAAAGAATATTAAGTTATCGCCTTATTTGCCTATTCAGACTACGGTAGGAAATCATGAGACTTATGGGACTTTAGGGATGAATTCTTATTATGCTCACTTTTATATTGATGAAATTAAATATAAAAACATCAGTTCCGGAAATGAAAATTACTATGCCCAGCAGGCAGGAAATGTATTGTTTATAAGTTTAAGTTCTGAGCATACAGGGCCGGCTCAGAAATTGTGGCTTCAACAGATTTTAGACGAGGCTAATAATGACCCAACAGTAGGCTGGATTATTTCTTTAAGCCACAGACCGTACCAGGCAGAACAATATGTAGGAGATATTTCTACATGGGTGAGAGAAACCGCAGTACCCATGTTAATGAATTCCGATAAATATTTGATGCACGTAGGAGCTCACCATCACCTGTATCACAGAGGCCAGCTGAAAGATACACCCAATTACCAGATTATTTCGGGTGGAACGGCGTGGGACCAGTATTGGGGAATGTCTAATGAGAAGGATTTCGATGATGTACAGAAAACATTGACAGACTGGACGTATCAGATTGTTGAAGTAGATATTCCGACAGGAAAAGTAGATATCGAATGTTATTCGATCGGTGGAAAGTATACCAAGAAAAACAATGTGTTGATTGATTCTTTCCACAGGTATAAAAATCAGCCAAAACCGGCAAAACCATCTATTACCAATACATTCTCAGGCACAACTACTTTGCCGTTGACCTTGAATGGAAGCACATTCTCATCTTCAAACGGAGAATTGTTGAATACAACCCAATTCCTGATCAGTAAAGCGGCAGATTTTTCTGTTATTGAAAAAGAATTTTACCGCGATTTTGAAAACTGGTTCGGCCAGGATGGAAATGGAAATCCGGATGTAGCAAAGAATTTAAATGCCGGCGTAGATATTACCAAAGCCAGTTTACCAAACAATTCTATTACAAACGGAATTTATTATGTAAAAGTGCGATACAGAGACAGAAACCTGGAATGGAGTGACTGGAGTGATGTAAAGCAATTTGAAATCACAGGAAGTATTGTGTCCAATCCTACATTTGCGTTAGATAAGACTGAATATCTTCAAAATGAACAGATCACAGCTACGTATACTGGAGGTCCTGGAAATCAGCAGGACTGGGTAGGAATCTATAAAAAAGGACAAACACCAAGTGCTTCTGTTACTTCTCAGGGATATGTTTATACCAACGGACAAACAGCCGGTACTGCCGCCTTTGCCAACGGATTGGCTAATAAAGGACAATATTTTGCCGGATTCTTTGCCAATAACGGATACACGGAAATTGCTCCAAGAAAAAGTTTCTATGTAGGACCGAATGTCAAGCTGATCGCAACCGCAGATACTTATCCGGTAGGCGGAACAGTGACGATCAATTTCACTGATGGTCCTAATCTGCAGAAAGACTGGATAGGAATTTATAAAATGGGGCAAACTCCGGGACCTACACCTTCTATCAAATGGAGTTACGTTAATGCAGCATCAGGAACACTTAATTTTACGGGACTTCCAAAAGGATATTACTATGCTCAATACTTGCTTGAAGACGGTTATAACGGAATTGGAAATAAAGTTTTCTTTAAAGTAGGAGATATCGTTACCGAATTATGGACGAATAAGCCGATTTATACATTAGGTGAAAATATTACCGCTTCATGGACAGATTCTCCGGGAATTATCAAAGACTGGCTGGGAATTTATCCTCAGAATGTTCCGGTACCGGATGATAATTTTGTTTCTTATACTTATTTTGACGGAGTGACACAAGGAACGAAAACTATTCAGGGAACGGCGATACCAACAACACCGGGAAATTACTACATGGTGATGTTTACTAATGATTCTTATACAGAGGTTTCCAACAGAGTACAGTTTCAGGTGACATCCACTTTAGGAACAGATGAAACATCAAAAAGTACAGAGAAAAATGTAATATTATATCCAAACCCTACGAAACCGGGCGAGCCGACATTTATCAAAAGTGATTATCCGATTGAGAAAATTGAATTGGTATCCGCAACGGGAGATTTGCTTTACGAATCAAAAAATATCAATAATCAGCGTTTCTCTTTGGTGAACGAAAATCTTCCGAAAGGAGTATACTTCGTGAAAGTTCATGCAAGAAAGCTGTTTACATTAAAACTGATTATTCAGTAA
- a CDS encoding alpha/beta fold hydrolase has protein sequence MKYFRSTMVVLIFVVTSALSAQVRPLDATLSDYKYPYEVHFLNFKSQDNELKMAYMDVKPQKANGKTIMLLHGKNFNGAYWEKTTRDLVNKGFRVVIPDQIGFGKSSKPHNYQFSFSQLAENTKAVLDELKIEKTIVLGHSMGGMVATRFTLLYPEKVQKLILENPIGLEDYKTFAAYQTIDQAYQSELKNTAETYKNYQLKFYYDNHWKEEYQPWLDLIAGWTLHKDYPQVAWDAALTSDMIYNQPVCYEFNNIKTSTLLIIGTRDRTAIGKDRAPKELQPKMGQYQELGKKTQQQIAGSKLVELENVGHIPHIEVYPKFFEALYDFIK, from the coding sequence ATGAAATATTTCAGAAGCACAATGGTTGTTTTGATATTCGTCGTTACCTCTGCTTTATCTGCGCAGGTTAGACCATTGGATGCAACATTATCCGATTACAAATATCCTTATGAAGTTCATTTTCTCAATTTCAAATCCCAGGACAATGAGTTGAAAATGGCGTATATGGATGTGAAACCACAAAAAGCCAACGGAAAAACAATTATGCTTCTTCATGGGAAGAATTTTAACGGAGCTTATTGGGAGAAAACGACGCGAGATTTGGTGAACAAAGGATTTCGTGTGGTAATTCCGGACCAGATTGGCTTTGGAAAGTCTTCTAAACCCCATAATTATCAATTTTCATTCTCTCAATTGGCTGAAAATACAAAAGCAGTTCTTGATGAGCTCAAGATTGAAAAAACAATTGTATTAGGACATTCTATGGGAGGGATGGTCGCTACCCGGTTTACATTGCTATATCCGGAAAAAGTTCAAAAACTAATCCTGGAAAACCCGATCGGACTGGAAGATTATAAAACATTTGCAGCCTATCAGACCATTGATCAGGCCTATCAGTCTGAGTTGAAAAATACTGCCGAAACGTACAAAAATTATCAGTTAAAATTCTATTATGACAACCATTGGAAAGAAGAATATCAACCATGGCTGGATTTGATTGCAGGCTGGACCTTGCATAAAGATTATCCTCAGGTGGCATGGGATGCTGCTCTGACTTCAGATATGATTTACAACCAACCTGTTTGTTATGAATTCAACAATATAAAAACTTCCACTTTACTGATTATCGGAACCAGAGACAGAACAGCTATAGGGAAGGATAGAGCGCCCAAAGAACTTCAGCCGAAAATGGGGCAGTACCAGGAATTGGGAAAGAAAACCCAACAGCAAATTGCAGGATCAAAGCTTGTTGAACTTGAAAATGTGGGACATATTCCTCATATTGAAGTATACCCTAAGTTTTTTGAAGCTTTGTATGATTTTATAAAATAG
- a CDS encoding AraC family transcriptional regulator: protein MAILQQSEEFEADNLKKKVIGIASDMVMHDSGFHLHRRKAQLLYAPSGCMTVTTSDRQFVLPPFRMLWIPSNEIHRVNFRNIVAYRSIYFDTDYAEKYMNSSLKVLHVNPLLKEIIERICFWDWSAPDRNQENILKVFWNEMNGAREEKLALKMPEDRRFKKAAEEWTTRLSMPPMLKKLAEESGAVEKTISRIFKKETGLSYQDWRQQWRLQRSIELLVEGNSIGEVAYILDFSSDSAFIEFFKKHTGSTPLQYLMKNE from the coding sequence ATGGCTATATTACAGCAGTCTGAAGAATTTGAAGCTGATAATCTTAAAAAAAAAGTGATAGGAATTGCTTCTGATATGGTGATGCATGATTCCGGGTTTCATTTACATAGGCGGAAGGCACAACTGTTGTACGCACCATCCGGCTGTATGACTGTTACGACCTCAGACAGGCAGTTTGTATTACCTCCGTTCAGGATGCTTTGGATCCCTTCTAATGAAATTCATAGGGTTAATTTCCGGAATATTGTAGCCTACAGATCGATTTATTTTGATACTGATTATGCAGAGAAATATATGAACTCGAGTCTTAAAGTCCTGCATGTAAATCCGTTATTGAAAGAGATTATTGAAAGGATTTGTTTTTGGGATTGGTCGGCTCCGGATCGCAATCAGGAAAATATTTTAAAGGTGTTCTGGAATGAAATGAATGGTGCCCGGGAAGAAAAATTAGCGCTTAAGATGCCGGAAGACAGGCGTTTTAAAAAAGCTGCAGAAGAATGGACGACACGACTTTCTATGCCGCCTATGCTGAAAAAACTGGCTGAAGAGAGTGGGGCGGTGGAGAAAACAATCAGTCGTATTTTTAAGAAAGAAACCGGATTATCTTATCAGGATTGGAGACAGCAATGGCGTCTTCAGAGATCAATTGAGCTGCTGGTAGAAGGAAATTCAATAGGGGAAGTAGCGTACATCTTAGATTTCTCCTCAGACAGTGCTTTTATTGAGTTTTTCAAAAAACATACGGGATCCACTCCTTTACAGTATCTAATGAAAAATGAGTGA
- the rplS gene encoding 50S ribosomal protein L19: MDLLKYVQDKYIAKKEFPEFKAGDTITVYYEIKEGQKTRTQFFKGTVIQLRGTGSTKTFTIRKMSGDVGVERVFPINLPALQKIEVDRRGRVRRARIYYFRDLRGKKARIKDAAYKKK, encoded by the coding sequence ATGGATTTATTAAAGTACGTACAAGACAAGTACATTGCGAAAAAAGAATTCCCTGAATTCAAAGCAGGTGATACAATTACTGTGTATTACGAAATTAAAGAAGGACAAAAAACAAGAACTCAGTTCTTCAAAGGAACAGTTATCCAATTAAGAGGTACTGGTTCTACAAAAACTTTTACCATCAGAAAAATGAGTGGTGATGTAGGTGTAGAAAGAGTATTCCCTATTAACTTACCTGCTCTTCAAAAAATTGAAGTTGACAGAAGAGGTAGAGTTAGAAGAGCTAGAATTTACTACTTCAGAGACCTTAGAGGTAAAAAAGCAAGAATCAAAGACGCTGCTTACAAGAAGAAATAA
- a CDS encoding toxin-antitoxin system YwqK family antitoxin — MKKLLTSALLALVLSINVYAQEKTYFDENWEKTTQDKMEYYRETSPKGKLTLIKDFYKDGKLQMEGLASDTTPNNEVFDGKVTWYTPEGKIISATTFSNGKQLGSSQSYDAAGKLLEDMVYKADGTFSGKSFGYKDPENEYYYNSITTYENSSPVKTTIYDEDIKGIRYETIMGKDSNYETKYYGEKGKYLGSSTSASDSESTLVEYYYNPMRVSKLEKHKSDGSIKEGVIYSKNGKVLQEQKRNKKDGYKTTYDEAGKKLGHLVYQYDKANDTYSPMDGEDYQLNYENTLVSSIDIYKSGSIVTSKYFDEDGKLSSETFLKDGSTQEIKYYTPDGKLKSTLTYKDDLPFNGTAYEGQNERQFKDGVLVNLKAYSEEKKLKSEKKLNAKQDAYDGTIYDHKGVILYTFNQPVSEDGNDDYSFTAQVVQYVKGKPVNKASVKEGILQSGKIKLKTANGSKEIERSGKWVMLKVYNADGKLMQDTKILGDAGNDLFYDENPTYILEEHLHSDFD; from the coding sequence ATGAAAAAATTACTTACGTCGGCGTTACTTGCATTAGTACTCAGTATCAACGTATATGCACAGGAAAAAACTTATTTTGATGAGAACTGGGAAAAGACGACCCAGGATAAAATGGAATATTATCGTGAAACTTCCCCTAAGGGTAAACTCACTCTGATCAAAGATTTTTACAAAGACGGAAAGCTCCAAATGGAAGGTCTAGCTTCCGACACAACCCCAAACAATGAAGTTTTTGACGGTAAAGTAACGTGGTACACTCCTGAAGGAAAGATAATAAGTGCTACAACATTTTCCAATGGCAAACAGCTTGGCTCTTCCCAATCTTACGATGCCGCTGGGAAACTGTTAGAAGATATGGTTTATAAAGCTGATGGCACTTTCAGTGGAAAATCTTTCGGCTATAAAGATCCCGAAAACGAATATTATTACAACAGTATTACTACTTATGAAAATTCTTCACCAGTAAAAACAACTATCTATGATGAAGATATTAAAGGGATTCGTTATGAAACGATCATGGGCAAAGACAGCAACTACGAAACCAAATACTACGGTGAAAAAGGAAAATATCTTGGTAGTTCTACTTCAGCATCAGACAGTGAAAGTACTCTGGTCGAGTATTATTACAATCCGATGAGAGTTTCTAAACTCGAAAAACATAAGAGTGACGGCAGTATAAAAGAAGGGGTAATATACAGCAAGAACGGAAAGGTTTTACAGGAGCAGAAAAGGAATAAAAAAGACGGCTATAAAACAACCTATGACGAGGCTGGAAAAAAGCTAGGACATCTTGTATATCAGTATGACAAGGCAAATGATACCTACAGCCCAATGGATGGTGAAGATTATCAGCTTAATTATGAGAATACTTTGGTTTCATCAATTGATATCTACAAAAGCGGTTCGATTGTAACTAGTAAATATTTTGATGAAGATGGAAAACTTTCAAGTGAAACATTCTTAAAAGACGGCTCAACTCAGGAGATTAAATATTATACTCCCGATGGAAAATTAAAATCAACACTAACGTATAAAGATGATCTTCCTTTCAATGGTACTGCTTATGAAGGGCAAAATGAAAGACAATTTAAAGATGGCGTTTTAGTCAACTTAAAAGCTTATTCTGAGGAAAAAAAGCTCAAATCGGAGAAAAAATTAAATGCTAAACAAGATGCCTACGACGGTACTATTTATGATCATAAAGGAGTAATTCTATACACCTTTAATCAGCCGGTAAGTGAGGATGGAAATGATGATTACAGCTTTACAGCGCAGGTTGTGCAATATGTAAAGGGGAAACCGGTGAATAAAGCCTCTGTAAAAGAAGGTATTCTTCAAAGCGGAAAAATCAAATTAAAAACAGCCAATGGCTCTAAGGAAATTGAACGAAGCGGAAAATGGGTTATGCTAAAGGTATATAATGCAGACGGAAAACTGATGCAGGATACGAAGATCCTTGGAGATGCCGGCAACGATCTGTTCTATGATGAAAACCCAACTTACATTCTGGAAGAGCATTTACATTCTGACTTTGATTAA
- a CDS encoding CoA transferase subunit A has translation MIDKRVKNAKEAIDGINDGMTLMLGGFGLCGIPENSINALVESDVKDLTCISNNAGVDDFGLGLLLHKRQIKKMISSYVGENAEFERQMLSGELDVELTPQGTLAEKCRAAQAGIPAFYTPAGYGTEIAEEKEVKEFKGKPHILEHAYDADFSIVKAWKGDHAGNLIFKGSARNFNHPMAGAAKITIAEVEELVAPGELDPNEIHIPGIMIQRIFQGEKFEKRIEQRTVRTKE, from the coding sequence ATGATAGATAAAAGAGTAAAAAATGCAAAGGAAGCCATCGACGGAATTAATGATGGAATGACGCTGATGCTTGGCGGATTTGGCCTTTGTGGTATTCCTGAAAACTCAATTAATGCCTTGGTGGAAAGTGATGTGAAAGATTTGACCTGCATTTCAAACAATGCCGGAGTAGATGATTTCGGACTAGGACTGCTTCTTCACAAAAGACAAATAAAAAAAATGATTTCTTCCTACGTAGGAGAAAATGCAGAATTTGAAAGACAAATGCTTTCCGGTGAACTGGATGTTGAATTAACTCCACAAGGGACTTTAGCAGAAAAATGCAGAGCCGCTCAGGCTGGAATTCCCGCTTTTTATACACCGGCAGGGTATGGAACTGAAATTGCAGAAGAAAAAGAAGTTAAAGAATTTAAAGGAAAACCTCATATTTTAGAACATGCCTACGATGCAGATTTCTCTATCGTAAAAGCCTGGAAAGGAGACCATGCAGGAAACCTTATATTTAAAGGATCTGCCCGAAACTTCAACCATCCGATGGCTGGTGCTGCAAAAATTACCATTGCTGAAGTAGAAGAACTGGTAGCTCCGGGAGAATTAGATCCCAACGAAATTCATATCCCGGGGATTATGATCCAGAGAATCTTCCAGGGAGAAAAATTTGAAAAAAGAATCGAGCAGAGAACAGTTCGAACTAAAGAATAA